One Nitrospirota bacterium DNA segment encodes these proteins:
- a CDS encoding type II toxin-antitoxin system HicB family antitoxin produces MPARYRYTIEIIPEEDGIGYYAVVPSLPGCFSQGRSIEEAKKNIKEAIALHIKSLKKAGEPIPSESAEAYKTVIEVAA; encoded by the coding sequence ATGCCAGCAAGATATCGCTACACGATAGAAATTATTCCGGAAGAGGATGGCATTGGCTATTATGCTGTCGTCCCATCTTTACCGGGCTGTTTTTCCCAGGGCAGATCTATTGAGGAAGCAAAGAAGAATATCAAGGAGGCGATAGCGCTTCATATCAAATCTCTTAAAAAGGCGGGTGAACCTATACCTTCTGAATCAGCAGAGGCCTATAAAACTGTAATTGAGGTAGCGGCTTGA
- a CDS encoding type II toxin-antitoxin system HicA family toxin — translation MTAKQLIKILKKHGFVFDSSEGSHQHYIHPEKPGKITIPAHPGEIIGPCLLKAIMRQARLKPEDIF, via the coding sequence ATAACTGCCAAACAGCTTATAAAGATACTTAAGAAGCATGGCTTTGTATTCGATAGCTCCGAAGGAAGCCACCAGCATTATATACATCCCGAAAAGCCGGGCAAAATCACTATTCCGGCACATCCTGGGGAAATTATAGGTCCCTGTCTGCTTAAGGCCATAATGAGACAGGCGAGATTGAAACCGGAAGATATATTCTAA
- a CDS encoding helix-turn-helix transcriptional regulator, with protein MTDYKGHIGRRIANLRKLKNLTLPELAERSGVSKGYISQLENEIIASPSIDSVKKLADAMDVTIADLLELPAARSGMMVMEELDKGLEEFLEERRRRGSPVPEDIINALSQIKTRKKGRMSKEDWAYLYETINRVTGGK; from the coding sequence ATGACAGACTATAAGGGGCATATAGGCAGGAGGATTGCCAATCTGCGGAAGTTAAAGAACCTGACGCTGCCTGAGCTTGCGGAAAGATCGGGGGTCTCGAAGGGGTATATCTCCCAGCTTGAGAATGAGATTATTGCAAGCCCTTCCATTGATTCGGTGAAGAAACTTGCAGATGCAATGGATGTTACCATTGCAGACCTTCTGGAGCTGCCGGCTGCACGTTCCGGGATGATGGTGATGGAGGAGCTTGATAAGGGGCTTGAGGAGTTTCTTGAGGAGCGGCGCAGAAGGGGAAGTCCGGTGCCTGAGGATATTATCAATGCCCTCTCGCAGATCAAGACCCGGAAAAAGGGGCGGATGAGCAAGGAGGACTGGGCCTATCTGTACGAGACCATTAACCGGGTGACGGGTGGTAAATGA